In Chitinispirillum alkaliphilum, a genomic segment contains:
- a CDS encoding Mobile element protein translates to MLILKISVLVWVGCDVSSSLGHEGVLRELRSIVWHRQPKKGALFHSDRDIQYAFKDFRDSIELFGFTQSMSRKGNC, encoded by the coding sequence TTGCTGATATTGAAGATTTCTGTTCTCGTATGGGTGGGGTGTGATGTCAGCTCCTCTTTGGGTCATGAAGGGGTGCTTAGAGAGTTACGTAGCATTGTTTGGCACAGGCAGCCAAAAAAGGGTGCCCTATTTCACTCGGACCGAGATATACAGTATGCTTTCAAAGACTTCAGAGATTCCATAGAATTATTTGGATTTACACAGAGCATGAGCCGTAAAGGGAACTGCTGA